A section of the Alphaproteobacteria bacterium genome encodes:
- a CDS encoding helix-turn-helix domain-containing protein, with product MRLDELVYPHVLTRQFPSVKEVANLLKVGGSAVCAWIKGADLRGINVGREWRIAAEDLESYLDRLANRPRDHDMHATPADETGSGSDKIDRP from the coding sequence ATGCGTCTAGATGAACTCGTATACCCTCATGTGCTGACGCGCCAGTTTCCCTCGGTCAAAGAGGTGGCCAACCTACTCAAGGTCGGCGGATCAGCCGTTTGCGCCTGGATCAAGGGTGCCGATCTCCGTGGCATCAACGTCGGCCGGGAGTGGCGGATCGCCGCCGAAGACCTGGAGAGCTACTTGGACAGGCTTGCCAACCGGCCTCGAGACCACGATATGCATGCTACGCCGGCAGATGAAACAGGCTCAGGATCCGACAAGATCGATAGACCGTAG